In one window of Elaeis guineensis isolate ETL-2024a unplaced genomic scaffold, EG11 Super_Scaffold_1000033, whole genome shotgun sequence DNA:
- the LOC105034481 gene encoding E3 ubiquitin-protein ligase At3g02290 isoform X1: protein MGAFCCCPCSEEFEEYAHPSNPIYRHCICLRYFFHQLFSGYSATFQRLEGRTVASPVQAVTPLTSTGIGTTSADSSLSETYHLVPRPPPYDTDSRFSRSQRDGLVSRREKSMSHLQEQPQTLRRNGSSSAVEHLGSIKKRNSAETEEECKLSLSESEKNLYAKAYGTGYVVATSEDEDVCPTCLDEYTPENPKIVTKCSHHFHLSCIYEWMERSDSCPICGKEMEFCESP from the exons ATGGGGGCATTTTGCTGTTGTCCATGTTCAGAGGAGTTTGAAGAATATGCCCATCCAAGCAATCCTATATACAGGCACTGCATATGCTTGAGATATTTCTTTCACCAGCTGTTCAGTGGG TATAGCGCAACATTTCAGAGACTAGAGGGGCGGACAGTTGCTTCCCCTGTTCAAGCAGTAACTCCATTGACATCAACAGGAATTGGCACTACTTCAGCTGACAGTTCATTGTCTGAGACATACCACCTTGTCCCTCGACCTCCACCTTATGATACAGATTCAAGATTTTCTCGTTCACAACGTGATGGGTTGGTCTCAAGGAGGGAGAAGTCTATGAGCCACTTACAAGAACAGCCACAGACCCTAAGAAGAAATGGAAGTAGCTCTGCAGTGGAACATTTAGGTTCTATTAAAAAAAGGAACAGTGCAGAAACTGAAGAAGAATGCAAACTTAGCCTTTCTGAATCAGAGAAAAATCTATATGCAAAAGCTTATGGTACTGGTTATGTGGTAGCGACTTCAGAAGATGAAGATGTTTGCCCTACATGTCTTGATG AATATACTCCTGAAAATCCAAAGATTGTGACAAAATGCTCTCATCATTTTCATCTGAGCTGTATATATGAATGGATGGAAAGAAGTGACAGTTGTCCAATTTGTGGCAAG GAGATGGAATTCTGTGAGAGCCCATGA
- the LOC105034481 gene encoding E3 ubiquitin-protein ligase At3g02290 isoform X2 produces the protein MLEIFLSPAVQWGNVIKSQYSATFQRLEGRTVASPVQAVTPLTSTGIGTTSADSSLSETYHLVPRPPPYDTDSRFSRSQRDGLVSRREKSMSHLQEQPQTLRRNGSSSAVEHLGSIKKRNSAETEEECKLSLSESEKNLYAKAYGTGYVVATSEDEDVCPTCLDEYTPENPKIVTKCSHHFHLSCIYEWMERSDSCPICGKEMEFCESP, from the exons ATGCTTGAGATATTTCTTTCACCAGCTGTTCAGTGGGGTAATGTTATAAAATCACAG TATAGCGCAACATTTCAGAGACTAGAGGGGCGGACAGTTGCTTCCCCTGTTCAAGCAGTAACTCCATTGACATCAACAGGAATTGGCACTACTTCAGCTGACAGTTCATTGTCTGAGACATACCACCTTGTCCCTCGACCTCCACCTTATGATACAGATTCAAGATTTTCTCGTTCACAACGTGATGGGTTGGTCTCAAGGAGGGAGAAGTCTATGAGCCACTTACAAGAACAGCCACAGACCCTAAGAAGAAATGGAAGTAGCTCTGCAGTGGAACATTTAGGTTCTATTAAAAAAAGGAACAGTGCAGAAACTGAAGAAGAATGCAAACTTAGCCTTTCTGAATCAGAGAAAAATCTATATGCAAAAGCTTATGGTACTGGTTATGTGGTAGCGACTTCAGAAGATGAAGATGTTTGCCCTACATGTCTTGATG AATATACTCCTGAAAATCCAAAGATTGTGACAAAATGCTCTCATCATTTTCATCTGAGCTGTATATATGAATGGATGGAAAGAAGTGACAGTTGTCCAATTTGTGGCAAG GAGATGGAATTCTGTGAGAGCCCATGA